One Chiloscyllium plagiosum isolate BGI_BamShark_2017 unplaced genomic scaffold, ASM401019v2 scaf_1322, whole genome shotgun sequence DNA segment encodes these proteins:
- the LOC122547951 gene encoding autophagy-related protein 2 homolog A-like — protein MADPLPCASVPWFRVPSLICLSPSHGPAHPSSQPSELPTALPPWRVHPSCMQWGGGDQGQPFHQHSSLLLDQCLSLNEFLDSLGAPLEVTDGFISSISVTIPWSALITENCTVEVTGLQVTCRPKYHFVPGTESPSWSSCMTTSMQLAKECLKEQAEEPEEPTQPLEGLEMFAQTIETVLRRIKVTFLDTIVRVEHTPDGSRTGTALEVHIKRLEYCDEAVMDSGSGSKRDPIPIDIHQPPAFVHKVLQFSGVLLHYEEIPEQAGEPQTSPPVLQPQADPTGESHSFPEASSRTAEGRSPSPLVQIGSCTGCLELTVKFKQNDALPGPKVTDGGWVASSRSWVPGVKV, from the exons CGCCCATCCCAGCAGTCAGCCGAGCGAACTTCCCACTGCACTTCCTCCATGGCGGGTCCATCCTTCCTGTATGCAATGGGGTGGTGGTGATCAGGGGCAGCCTTTTCACCAGCACAGCTCCCTGCTCCTTGACCAGTGTTTG TCTCTCAATGAATTCCTGGACTCGTTGGGGGCGCCGCTGGAGGTGACAGACGGCTTCATCAGCAGCATCTCGGTGACCATCCCCTGGTCGGCTCTGATTACGGAGAACTGCACCGTGGAGGTGACGGGCCTGCAGGTGACATGCAGGCCCAAGTATCACTTTG TCCCAGGGACCGAGTCTCCCAGTTGGTCATCGTGTATGACCACCAGCATGCAACTCGCCAAGGAGTGCCTGAAGGAGCAGGCCGAAGAGCCAGAGGAACCCACGCAGCCACTCGAGGGCCTCGAGATGTTCGCGCAGACCATCGAAACCG TGCTCAGGAGGATAAAAGTAACATTCCTTGACACCATCGTTCGAGTGGAACACACTCCAGATGGATCCAGGACAGGCACTGCTCTGGAAGTGCACATTAAACG GTTGGAGTACTGCGATGAAGCTGTGATGGACTCTGGCAGCGGCTCCAAGAGGGACCCCATTCCCATCGATATCCACCAGCCCCCGGCGTTCGTCCACAAGGTGCTGCAGTTTTCTGGGGTGTTGTTGCACTATGAGGAAATCCCCGAGCAGGCCGGGGAGCCCCAGACCTCACCGCCCGTACTGCAG CCGCAGGCGGACCCGACTGGGGAATCGCATTCTTTCCCTGAAGCCAGCAGCAGGACTGCGGAGGGACGCTCCCCATCGCCGCTGGTGCAGATCGGCAGTTGTACAGGGTGCCTGGAGCTGACCGTGAAATTTAAGCAGAACGATGCACTGCCCGGACCGAAGGTTACCGACGGGGGATGGGTGGCGAGCAGCAGATCTTGGGTTCCGGGGGTGAAGGTG